The genomic segment GGGTGTGGCCTGGCTCCGCGCCGACTACATCACCACCACCATGCCCAGCGACCACATGGCCCCGACCCACCGGCGCGGCGATCTGATCGTGGCGGAGCGCACCGACGGCTCCGGGGTGCGCGCCGGCGACGTCGTCCTCTTCGAGGAGAAGCGGTGGTTCCCCGGCGGGCAGCTGACGATGCAGCGGGTCATCGCCACCGGCGGCGACCGGGTGTCCTGCTGCGAGGGGGACACGGTCTCGGTGAACGGCGAGCCGCTCGACGAGCCGTACGTCCTGGGCGACGACCCGGTCGGTGTGCCGGACCGGACCTACGACGTGAAGGTCCCCGAGGGCCGGCTGTTCGTCCTCGGCGACTACCGGGCCAATTCGGCGGACTCCCGCTTCCACCTCTCCGAGCGGTCGGGCACGGTCGCGGCGGGCACGGTGCGCGGCCGGGTCCTCGACGACGGCCCGTCCGCGCTGCTGTGGCCGGCCGGCGTCGCGGTGCTCGGGGCGCTGATGACGTCCGCCGGTCTCGTCCTCGGGATGACCTCGTGGATCGTGCGGCGCCGCGCCAGGATGGTGCCGCCGCCCCGGTGAGCGCCCGATGCCCGGCCCGCGGGCGCCGGCGGCGGTTCAGCCTTCCGGCGCGGGGCCGGAGGGCGAGGGCGCGGCCCGCGCCAGGAGCAGTTCCCGCTCCCGGGCGTTGCGGGTGAGCGAGGCCGCGCGCCGGAACTCCGCGCGCGCCTCCTCGTCCCGGCCCACGCGGGCCAGCAGATCCCCGCGGACGCTCGGCAGCAGGTGGTAGCCCCGGAGGACCGGTTCGGCCGCCAGGGCGTCGACGAGGCGCAGCCCGGCCTCCGGGCCCTCCGCCATCGAGACGGCGACCGCCCGGTTCAGTTCGACCACCGGGGAGGGGGTCAGCTCCAGCAGCCGCCCGTACAGTGCGGCGATCGCCGCCCAGTCGGTGTCCTCGTAGCGGACCGCCCGCGCGTGGCAGGCGGCGATCGCGGCCTGGACGGAGTACGGGCCGCGGCCCGCCCGGAGCAGGGCCTCGGCGCCGCGGAGGATCAGCATCCGGTTCCACCGCGAGCGGTCCTGGTCGGCGAGCAGCACCGGCTCGCCGCCGGGACCCGTACGGGCCGCGATGCGGGAGGCCTGGAACTCCAGCAGCGCCAGCAGGCCGTGCACCTCGGGTTCCCCGGGCATCAGGTTCGCCAGGACGCGGGCGAGGCGGAGCGCGTCCTCGCACAGCCCGGGACGGCACAGGTCGTCACCGGCCGTGGCCGCGTACCCCTCGTTGAAGACCAGGTAGATGACCTCCAGCACCGACGAGAGGCGGGCCTCCCGGTCGGCCCCGCCAGGGACTTCGAACGGGACGCCGGCCTTGGCGAGCGTGCGTTTGGCGCGGACCACGCGCTGGGCGACCGCCGGTTCGGAGACCAGGAAGGCGCGGGCGATCTCATCGGTGGTCAGGCCGCCCAGCAGGCGCAGCGTCAGGGCGGCCCGGGCCTCCCGGGACAGCACGGGATGGCAGGCGGTGAAGATCAGGCGCAGCAGGTCGTCGTCGATGTCGTCCGGGTCGCCGAGGTCCTCCGGGCCGGGCGGGGGCACGTCCTCCAGGGACCGCCCGACCTCGGCGAGCTTGCGCGCGTAGGTCTCCCGGCGGCGCACGAGGTCGATCGCGCGGTGCCGGGCGGTGGCCATGAGCCAGGCGCCCGGCTTCTCCGGGACGCCCGACTCCGGCCACTGCTCCAGCGCGGCGACCAGCGCGTCCTGCGCGAGTTCCTCGGCGATGCCCACGTCCCGCACGATGCGGGCGACACCGGCGGTGATCCGCGCGGACTCGATCCTGAACACCGCTTCGACCGTCTCGGCCGTGCTCCCTGCCGTCACAGCCACCCATCAGAGCAGTCGCGGGGAGGCGGGAGCAAACGGGGCCGGATCACCGCCGGGCGGTCAGCCCTCGGCGATCTCGCGGACCTCGGCGGTGATGGTCCAGTACTCCTCGTGGGTCCGCAGGAACCGCTTGGTCCATTCCAGGGCCTCGGCCTTGTCCTTGGCCTGGATGATGGAGTAGCCGCCGATGACCTCCTTGCTCTCGGTGAACGGCCCGTCGGTGCAGCTGATCTTCCCGCCGGCCCAGGTCACCCGGGTGCCCTCGGAGGTCGGGGTGAGCCCGGCCGTGTCGAGCATGACCCCGGCCTTGGTGATCTCCTCGAACAGGGCGCCCATGCGCTCCTGCAGCTCGGGGCTGGGGCCCTCGGCGGGGGCGTTCTTCTCGTCGATGCGGATCAGTGTCAGGAAACGCGGCACGGCGGCTGCTCCTCTCGGAAGGGCGGGGCCTCTCCCCGCCTCTCATCCTGACGTCGAACGGGAGACGGCCGGATCGACACCTCGCCGGATCTTTTTTCGCGGAGATGTTCCGGTGGTCCGAAGGGGGCCGGCCCGGCGGCGGGACGGCGGCGGCGGGGGGCGTCCCGCCGGGGCTACGAGCGGCGGCGCGGCCGGCCGCGCTTGCCGCCCCTGGCCCCGCCGGAACCGCCCCGCGGGTTCTTCCCCGCCGTTTTCCCGGCCGTCTTTCCGGCCGGCTTGCGGGCCGTCTTCCCGGCCGCGGGTGCCCGCCGCGTCCCGCGCTGGTCGCCGGCGCGCTCGTCCTTCCGCTGTGCCGGTGCCGGGCGGCCCCGGGTGCTGTTGACGGTCCGGCCGCGGACGATCCCGATGAAGTGCTCCACGAGGTCCGTGGTGGCGTCCTCCCGCCACGACAGCGCGACGCGCGACTGGGGGGCGTCGGAGACCGGCCGGTAGGTGAGGTCCCTGCGGTGGTGGAGACGGGCCAGGGACTGCGGGACGACGAGGACGCCCACGCCCGCGGCCACCAGTTCGACGGCGTCCGCCGTGGTGGCGGGGCGCTCCTTCGCGGGCCGGCCCGGGAGGGCCTCCCAGACGAGGGTGTCGTCGAGGGGAGACAGCACGATCTCGTCGGCGAGATCCCCGGCGGTCACCTCGTCGGCGGCCGTCACGACGTGGTCCCTCGGGACCACCACCACGGTCGTCTCGGTGTAGAGGGGGATCGCGCTGAGGTCCGTCCGGTCGGCCGGCAGCCGCAGGAAACCGGCGTCGGCGCCGCCGTCCCGCAGGACGCCGGCCGCTTCGGCGGCGGTCACGGGGAGCAGGCTCAGCGGGACCGCGGGCAGCCGCTCCCGCCAGATGCGCACCCACTTGGCCGGTGTCACGCCCGGGACGTACGCGAGCCGGAACGCGGGGGAGTCCTCCGAGCCTGTCACGCGGGCCAGGCTACCGGGTCGTGGTCGGGGGCACCGCCCGCGCTCGTTACCCTGGGCATCATGACGTCGCACTCGAACACCCAGACCATGAAGCCCGCGACCGCGGCGAAGAAGCTGGGTGTGTACCTCCAGGCCACCCCCGCCGAGTTCCAGGAGGGCGTCGTCACGCGCGGTGAACTGAACGCGCTGCAGGCCGACCCGCCGGAGTGGCTGCGGGACCTGCGGCGCGACGGCCCGCATCCCCGGCCGGTGGTCGCGGCGAAGCTGGGCGTGTCCATCTCGGGTCTCGCCCGCGGCGGCGT from the Streptomyces xinghaiensis S187 genome contains:
- the lepB gene encoding signal peptidase I, producing the protein MRDAEGRPGRKLAIAALALIVAGLGTLVAGVAWLRADYITTTMPSDHMAPTHRRGDLIVAERTDGSGVRAGDVVLFEEKRWFPGGQLTMQRVIATGGDRVSCCEGDTVSVNGEPLDEPYVLGDDPVGVPDRTYDVKVPEGRLFVLGDYRANSADSRFHLSERSGTVAAGTVRGRVLDDGPSALLWPAGVAVLGALMTSAGLVLGMTSWIVRRRARMVPPPR
- a CDS encoding RNA polymerase sigma factor, coding for MAVTAGSTAETVEAVFRIESARITAGVARIVRDVGIAEELAQDALVAALEQWPESGVPEKPGAWLMATARHRAIDLVRRRETYARKLAEVGRSLEDVPPPGPEDLGDPDDIDDDLLRLIFTACHPVLSREARAALTLRLLGGLTTDEIARAFLVSEPAVAQRVVRAKRTLAKAGVPFEVPGGADREARLSSVLEVIYLVFNEGYAATAGDDLCRPGLCEDALRLARVLANLMPGEPEVHGLLALLEFQASRIAARTGPGGEPVLLADQDRSRWNRMLILRGAEALLRAGRGPYSVQAAIAACHARAVRYEDTDWAAIAALYGRLLELTPSPVVELNRAVAVSMAEGPEAGLRLVDALAAEPVLRGYHLLPSVRGDLLARVGRDEEARAEFRRAASLTRNARERELLLARAAPSPSGPAPEG
- a CDS encoding YciI family protein, which translates into the protein MPRFLTLIRIDEKNAPAEGPSPELQERMGALFEEITKAGVMLDTAGLTPTSEGTRVTWAGGKISCTDGPFTESKEVIGGYSIIQAKDKAEALEWTKRFLRTHEEYWTITAEVREIAEG
- a CDS encoding LysR substrate-binding domain-containing protein; this translates as MTGSEDSPAFRLAYVPGVTPAKWVRIWRERLPAVPLSLLPVTAAEAAGVLRDGGADAGFLRLPADRTDLSAIPLYTETTVVVVPRDHVVTAADEVTAGDLADEIVLSPLDDTLVWEALPGRPAKERPATTADAVELVAAGVGVLVVPQSLARLHHRRDLTYRPVSDAPQSRVALSWREDATTDLVEHFIGIVRGRTVNSTRGRPAPAQRKDERAGDQRGTRRAPAAGKTARKPAGKTAGKTAGKNPRGGSGGARGGKRGRPRRRS
- a CDS encoding DUF5997 family protein produces the protein MTSHSNTQTMKPATAAKKLGVYLQATPAEFQEGVVTRGELNALQADPPEWLRDLRRDGPHPRPVVAAKLGVSISGLARGGVTEALTTEQIDALKRDEPGWLRQERATQAEVRKEAARLKDLREKNAARDAEPGRARS